The genomic interval AATCGCAAAAGATTACGATCTCATTCATGCTCACGGCTATCGCGGGGCATGGGTTGCCGGATGGGCGCTTAATTCAATAAAACCATGGATATGGACAGCTCATAATTTATATTCAATTCCATCCGGTTCAATAGCGCGTCTATTTATCAATACGATCTTCCATCGTCTTGAACGATCGTCTCGCGCTTGCATCGCTGTCTCAAAGGCTGTCGCCTTATCTCTTGAGAAATCAGGAATTGAAAAGACTAAAATTAATGAGATTTATGGAGGAATCGACTTAAGCGCCTTCGAAAATGAAACAAAAAAGACAGAGGCCCGTCAAAGTCTGGGAATAGCGGAGATAGCCCCTACTATTGCAGCCGTTGGACGGTTTGCGCCAGAAAAAGGCTTTGATATAATGCTTCAAGCAATGGAAATATTATGGGACACAGTACCCGACGCGATCGCTTTATTTGCCGGTGATGGGCCTATGCGAGAGGAATTAATGAAGCAAACCTGCAAGCTATCTAAGCCGGATCAAATACGATTCCTGGGGTTTATCAACCCCCCAGATGATGTTTATGCGGCCGCAGATGTGGTTTGTGTCCCATCTAGGGCTGAAGGCTTAGGGATGACGGCTATCGAAGCGATGGCTTCCTCTCGCCCTGTGGTGGCTTTTAATGTCGGTGGACTTTCTGAAGTCATTTCAAATGAACGAACCGGCTTGATTGTTGAGCCTAATAATCCGGATGCACTAGCACAATCGTTAGCTCTATTATTAAAGGATCGATCAAAAGCGATGACTTTAGCGCTAGCTGGACGACAATATGCCTGTCAACAATTTGATATCCGAAGAACAGCATCTGAGACAGCATCCTTGTATCAGAAGGTGATTACAAGTGCGTAGCCTATTGTGTCTAATTATTATCATCTTATCCTGCATTGCGAATGCAATCCCTAAGCTAGTGGTTGTTATCGTTCCAGATGCCACCCTAAACGAAGCCTATGAAATCACTGCGCCCCTCTCTATCGAACGGCAATATTCAATTAGTTGGATTGTTGGACGCACGAGACGCCTTCCTATGCAAATGGAAGGCAATGGCGCTGCCAATATGCTTACAATCGCCGCCGGTGGTCAGGTTGCAGCTTCAGATGAATTCGAAACAGCCCCTGCAAGGCCAGACTGGGCTTCACAATGGCAATCACTAATCAAGTCTCATCATGGCATCGATGCTTGGGGACAAATAGGTCAACTTGCTGATATTATTCATTCAAATGGGATAAAAACGGCTGTCATTGGCAACAGCGATCTACCCTATCACCCTATTCGATACGGGCGATTATTGGCTAGCGATTC from bacterium carries:
- a CDS encoding glycosyltransferase family 4 protein; amino-acid sequence: YRYNNGTALMLRVLHVIRPSVGGMLRSVELLTSHLGEHNIKADIADKDLIPARPSFGQDRKAAHQLRLIAKDYDLIHAHGYRGAWVAGWALNSIKPWIWTAHNLYSIPSGSIARLFINTIFHRLERSSRACIAVSKAVALSLEKSGIEKTKINEIYGGIDLSAFENETKKTEARQSLGIAEIAPTIAAVGRFAPEKGFDIMLQAMEILWDTVPDAIALFAGDGPMREELMKQTCKLSKPDQIRFLGFINPPDDVYAAADVVCVPSRAEGLGMTAIEAMASSRPVVAFNVGGLSEVISNERTGLIVEPNNPDALAQSLALLLKDRSKAMTLALAGRQYACQQFDIRRTASETASLYQKVITSA